In the Mesorhizobium huakuii genome, GCTTGCCGACGAAATTGCTCTGGGCGGCATAATGTTCATGCTCCGTTCGACCTTAGCGTATGATTCGAGCAGTTCTTGTTCTGACCCCTCAAAAGCCGGTGACAAATTCTCGACTGCCGACCTATTTCATCAGTCATGGTGGCGGCCCCTGGCCCTATATGACGGGCGAGTTCCGCCGCAATTTCGACGTGCTCGAGAAGTCGCTGGTGGACATGCGCGCCGAACTCGGCAGCGCGCCGAAGGCGGTCCTCGTGATCTCGGGCCACTGGGAAGAGACTGGTTTTGCCATCTCGTCAGGTGTCAAGCCGGGCATGGTCTATGACTATCACGGCTTTCCGGAATACCTCTATAACATCACCTACAATGCGCCCGGCTCGCCGGAGCTCGCCAACCATGTTCAGCGGCTACTCCGCGCAAGCGGCATCGAAGCACCACTTGATCCAACACGCGGTTACGATCACGGCACCTTCAGCATCATGAAGCCTCTCTATCCGGAGGAGGACATTCCTGTGGTCCAGCTTTCGCTGGATATGGGTTACGATCCGGCGCTGCATATCAAGGTCGGTCGGGCTCTCGCGCCTCTGCGCGCCGAGGGCGTTCTGATCATCGGCAGCGGCCTCAGCTATCACAACCTGTCTGCCATGCGCGGCACGGGCGGATACGAGCCGTCCCGCCGCTTCGACGCCTGGCTCCAGGAAACTCTGACGCATTGTCCTTCTGAGAAGCGAACCGAACGGCTCATCGAATGGGAACGGGCACCAGCGGCCCGCGCGGCGCACCCCCGTGAAGATCACCTCATCCCGCTGATGGTGGTGGTCGGTGCCGCCGAAGACGAACCGGGTGGCACGATCTATCACCAGAAAGACTTCGCGGGCGGGCTCACCGCGTCGAGCTTCCGCTTCGGCCTCGCCCCAGGGCTGTTCAACGCTAACATCTTTGTGATCGGCTTTGATGCGTCGCGGGCAAAAAGGGCGATTCCCTCCGGGAGATTTGTCTGAATCTATGCAGGGCAACCAATCATGAGGGTTGCACCGTTGCCCGGCACATTGCTGTCATTGTTTTCGCAGATCCCCGATCCACGCCGTGGCCAGGGGCAGATGTATCCCCAGGCGCCGATCCTGCTGTTCACGGTGCTGGCGATGCTGGCCGG is a window encoding:
- a CDS encoding DODA-type extradiol aromatic ring-opening family dioxygenase — encoded protein: MTGEFRRNFDVLEKSLVDMRAELGSAPKAVLVISGHWEETGFAISSGVKPGMVYDYHGFPEYLYNITYNAPGSPELANHVQRLLRASGIEAPLDPTRGYDHGTFSIMKPLYPEEDIPVVQLSLDMGYDPALHIKVGRALAPLRAEGVLIIGSGLSYHNLSAMRGTGGYEPSRRFDAWLQETLTHCPSEKRTERLIEWERAPAARAAHPREDHLIPLMVVVGAAEDEPGGTIYHQKDFAGGLTASSFRFGLAPGLFNANIFVIGFDASRAKRAIPSGRFV